The following proteins are co-located in the Triticum aestivum cultivar Chinese Spring chromosome 1A, IWGSC CS RefSeq v2.1, whole genome shotgun sequence genome:
- the LOC123040518 gene encoding protein FAR1-RELATED SEQUENCE 5, with amino-acid sequence MENQDPNKANVTPSWKPQLGMKFDNLDEAWDFWRYYGGRMGFSVRKRFTNRSKFDGVVTSCRYVCFKEGKKSADKRENLTKTGRAEIRTDCEVRMSLTIDREVGNYEIYDLCLEHNHMLQLPEACHLLPSQRRISKVQAFEIEIADDSGIAPKNAHEFASRRVGGSAGLTYTRVDHKNHLRTKRQRELKYGEAGSMLKYFQDKAIENPSFQFVIQLDSEEQITNIFWADAKMIIDYAHFGDVMTFDTTFGTNKEYMPFGVFVGFNQFRETIVFGASLLYDETFESLKWLFHALLSVDNQKQPRTIFTDQDSAMGKAIGHVFSESIHGLCTFHIMQNAIKHLPSKENSEDNEDNVDEGDNEENESSLLKDFSACMFEYEDRETFEDAFNVMRTKVKKQTWMDSIYKVKEKWAECFMRDAFTLGMQSTQLSESLNNDLKNHLKSDLDINRFFHHFERAVKVKRDTEINLEYESRKSLPRIKIPTPMLQQVSSLYTPAIFEAFQTEYGRSMVLGFVEASQPP; translated from the exons ATGGAGAATCAAGATCCAAACAA GGCAAATGTCACACCTAGCTGGAAACCTCAACTTGGCATGAAATTCGATAATTTGGATGAGGCATGGGACTTTTGGAGGTACTATGGAGGAAGAATGGGATTCAGTGTTAGAAAGAGGTTTACAAATCGGAGTAAATTTGATGGTGTAGTGACTTCATGCAGATATGTATGTTTCAAAGAGGGGAAGAAGTCTGCAGATAAAAGAGAGAACCTAACTAAGACAGGCCGAGCTGAAATTAGAACTGATTGTGAGGTCCGTATGTCTCTTACAATAGACCGTGAAGTCGGAAATTATGAAATATATGATCTTTGTCTTGAACATAATCACATGCTTCAGCTGCCAGAAGCATGCCACTTGTTGCCATCACAAAGAAGGATCTCTAAAGTGCAAGCTTTTGAAATTGAAATAGCTGATGACTCTGGTATTGCACCAAAAAATGCTCATGAATTTGCTAGTCGACGTGTTGGTGGATCAGCTGGTTTAACTTACACACGCGTAGATCACAAGAACCACTTGCGAACAAAGCGCCAAAGAGAATTGAAGTATGGTGAGGCTGGAAGTATGTTGAAGTATTTTCAAGACAAAGCCATTGAGAATCCTTCCTTTCAATTTGTTATACAGTTGGACAGTGAGGAACAAATAACAAATATATTCTGGGCTGATGCCAAAATGATCATAGATTATGCTCATTTTGGTGATGTTATGACCTTTGACACTACTTTTGGGACAAATAAAGAGTACATGCCATTTGGTGTGTTTGTTGGATTCAATCAATTCAgagaaacaatagtatttggtgcTTCACTTCTCTATGACGAGACATTCGAATCTTTGAAATGGCTATTTCATGCCTTATTGTCGGTAGATAACCAGAAGCAGCCACGCACCATATTTACTGACCAAGATAGTGCTATGGGGAAGGCAATTGGGCATGTTTTTTCAGAGTCAATACATGGGCTGTGCACTTTCCACATTATGCAAAATGCTATCAAGCACCTACCCAGCAAAGAGAATAGTGAAGACAACGAAGACAATGTGGATGAGGGAGATAATGAGGAAAATGAATCATCTCTTCTCAAAGATTTCAGTGCTTGTATGTTTGAATACGAAGACCGAGAAACATTTGAAGATGCTTTTAATGTTATGAGAACCAAAGTGAAAAAGCAAACTTGGATGGATAGTATTTATAAGGTAAAGGAGAAGTGGGCAGAATGTTTTATGAGAGATGCTTTCACTTTGGGAATGCAAAGCACACAACTGAGTGAAAGTTTGAACAATGACCTCAAGAATCATCTCAAGTCAGATTTAGATATCAACCGCTTTTTTCATCATTTTGAAAGAGCCGTGAAAGTGAAAAGAGACACTGAGATAAATTTAGAGTACGAGTCTAGGAAGAGTCTACCTAGAATCAAAATCCCCACACCAATGTTGCAACAAGTCAGTAGTCTTTATACTCCTGCTATATTTGAAGCTTTTCAAACCGAATATGGGAGGTCAATGGTGTTAGGTTTTGTAGAAGCGTCTCAACCCCCGTAA